From Myxocyprinus asiaticus isolate MX2 ecotype Aquarium Trade chromosome 25, UBuf_Myxa_2, whole genome shotgun sequence, one genomic window encodes:
- the LOC127416300 gene encoding RNA-binding protein 25-like, with protein MSFPPHLPRPQIGIPTMPPGIPPPQFAGFPPSMPPGTPMIPVHMGIMTSAPTVLVPTSMPVVSKIAAPRKDTVATRAKENDDSNGPTTTVFVGNISEKASDMLIRQLLAKCGLVLSWKRVQGASGKLQAFGFCEYKEPESTLRALRLLHELQVGEKKLLVKVDAKTKAQLDEWKAKKKSASENGNGKAEEAGEEEEEVLDEETKKRDQIVKGAIDGLIREYSSELSASSQDDEASRRKKRRDRKDENDINDIDMEDDKRDLISREINKFRDTHKKLEEEKGKREKERQELERERKERDKERERERERRDREREKDREREREREREREKERERDRDRERTKEREREREWERDRSRDRSEGRSRSREQSRDRERDKEKKRDREEDEEEAYERRKLERKLREKEAAYQERLKNWELRERKKARDYTKEMERDDERRREMAKEGKRLKEFLEDYDDERDDPKYYRGSALQKRLRDREKEMELDERDRKREKEELEEIRQRLLAEGHPDPDAELRRMEEEAERLRQPPVKPEPEEERDHKPSRDERDRGRDRERDRRKESREHVHVHTPSDDDDDDDDVEEGEELEDEEETKPCLKPTMRPIMAAPSVSSASGNATPNTPREESPCGIIIPHENSPPEVQPQEENRPKIGLSLKLGATGSPSQPSVAKRKKLAVESVFNRFDDDEVDEVPRKRKLVPLDYEDEEKGGDGGAAGGKGVNTEEKRKHIKSLIEKIPTAKPELFNYPLDWSVVDTTLMEKRIRPWINKKIVEYIGEEEATLVDFVCSKVMAHSTPQGILDDVAMVLDEEAEVFIVKMWRLLIYETEAKKIGLGK; from the exons GTTCTTGTTCCCACCTCGATGCCTGTGGTCAGTAAAATTGCTGCTCCCAGGAAGGACACCGTGGCCACTCGGGCAAAAGAGAATGATGATAGCAACGGCCCCACGACCACAGTGTTTGTGGGGAACATCTCTGAGAAAGCCTCTGACATGCTCATCAGACAGCTGCTGGCC AAATGTGGTTTGGTCTTAAGCTGGAAGCGAGTTCAGGGCGCCTCAGGAAAACTCCAAG CGTTTGGTTTCTGTGAGTATAAAGAGCCTGAATCTACTCTCCGAGCTCTACGGCTGCTACATGAGCTGCAGGTTGGAGAAAAGAAACTGTTGGTCAAAGTCGATGCCAAAACAAAAGCACAGCTGGACGAGTGGAAAGCAAAGAAAAAGAGTGCCAGTGAAAATGGA AACGGCAAGGCAGAGGAAGCTggtgaagaggaagaggaggttcTGGATGAAGAAACTAAGAAACGGGACCAAATCGTGAAAGGCGCCATCGACGGCCTGATCCGAGAATATTCAAGTGAACTCAGCGCATCATCACAGGATGATGAGGCGAGCCGTCGCAAAAAAAGGAGAGACAGGAAGGACGAG AATGACATCAACGACATTGACATGGAAGATGACAAAAGAGATTTGATTTCCAGGGAGATCAACAAATTTCGAGATACCCATAAG AAACTGGAAGAGGAAaaggggaagagagagaaagagaggcaagAGCTTGAGCGAGAACGTAAGGAGAGAGACAAGGAACGCGAGAGAGAGCGTGAAAGACGAGACCGCGAACGCGAGAAGGACAGAGAGAgggagcgggagagagagagagagcgcgagaaggagagagaaagagatcgaGACCGCGAGCGCACAAAAGagcgcgagagagagagggagtgggaAAGAGACAGAAGCCGCGACCGCAGTGAAGGCCGCAGCCGATCCAG AGAACAGAGTCGTGATCGAGAGCGAGATAAGGAGAAGAAGCGAGATCGtgaggaggatgaggaggaggcGTATGAACGGCGTAAGCTGGAACGCAAACTGCGGGAGAAAGAAGCGGCATATCAGGAG CGTCTGAAGAACTGGGAGCTCAGAGAGAGGAAGAAGGCCAGAGATTACACCAAAGAGATGGAAAGAGATGACGAACGCCGCCGTGAAATG GCTAAAGAAGGAAAGCGTCTGAAGGAATTTCTGGAAGATTATGATGATGAAAGGGATGACCCAAAATACTACAG GGGCAGTGCTCTTCAGAAGCGACTGcgggacagagagaaagagatggaacTGGACGAGCGTGACAGGAAACGAGAGAAGGAAGAGCTGGAGGAGATCAGACAGAGACTGCTGGCAGAGGGACACCCGGATCCAGACGCGGAGTTACGCAGG ATGGAGGAAGAGGCGGAGCGTTTGCGGCAGCCACCAGTGAAGCCTGAGCCAGAGGAGGAGAGAGACCACAAACCCTCACGAGATGAGCGAGACAGagggagggacagagagagagaccggcGTAAGGAAAGCAGAGAGCACGTTCATGTCCACACCCcatctgatgatgatgatgatgatgatgatgtagaggAAGGGGAGGAACTAGAGGATGAGGAGGAAACCAAACCCTGCCTCAAACCCACCATGAGGCCCATCATGGCTGCCCCTTCTGTGTCATCAGCTAGCGGTAACGCCACGCCCAACACACCCCGAGAGGAGTCACCCTGTGGCATCATCATCCCTCATGAGAACTCTCCGCCGGAGGTCCAGCCTCAGGAGGAGAACCGCCCCAAGATCGGCCTGAGCCTCAAACTAG GTGCCACTGGTAGCCCGAGTCAGCCAAGCGTAGCAAAGCGGAAGAAGCTGGCAGTGGAAAGCGTCTTCAACCGTTTTGATGATGATGAGGTGGATGAGGTGCCGCGCAAGAGGAAGCTGGTGCCTTTAGACTATGAGGATGAGGAGAAGGGAGGGGACGGGGGAGCAGCTGGTGGTAAAGGCGTGAACACAGAGGAGAAACGCAAACACATCAAGAGTCTGATTGAGAAGATTCCTACTGCCAAACCAGAGCTTTTCAACTACCCTCTGGACTGGTCTGTCGTTGATACG ACTCTTATGGAGAAGCGCATTCGACCGTGGATCAATAAGAAGATTGTAGAGTACATTGGTGAAGAAGAAGCTACATTAGTCGACTTTGTTTGCTCAAAG GTGATGGCCCACAGTACACCGCAAGGCATTTTAGATGATGTTGCAATG GTGCTGGATGAAGAAGCCGAAGTCTTCATAGTTAAAATGTGGAGGTTATTGATTTATGAAACCGAAGCCAAGAAGATTGGACTTGGGAAATGA